One window of Bacillus sp. THAF10 genomic DNA carries:
- a CDS encoding GlsB/YeaQ/YmgE family stress response membrane protein produces MLGLLITIIIAIVIGMIGSAIAPGGMPGGILGAMIAGLVGAWIGHGLFGSWGPVIADFAIVPAIIGAAIFVFLLTLISKGLRSAT; encoded by the coding sequence ATGTTAGGACTGTTAATTACTATTATAATAGCAATTGTAATCGGAATGATTGGAAGTGCCATTGCTCCTGGAGGCATGCCTGGTGGAATCCTTGGCGCAATGATTGCGGGACTTGTCGGAGCCTGGATTGGACACGGATTATTTGGTTCATGGGGACCAGTTATTGCTGATTTCGCCATTGTACCAGCCATCATTGGAGCAGCAATCTTTGTATTCCTATTAACATTGATTTCAAAAGGATTAAGAAGTGCGACATAA
- the zwf gene encoding glucose-6-phosphate dehydrogenase, whose product MSKKENPTSLIVIFGATGDLAKRKLYPSIYRLYKSGSISENFAVVGVARRPLSNDEFRSNVQKSVQGVANGADHAEEFSSHFYYHPFDVTSSDSYQQLKDLLNSLDSEYTTNGNRIFYLAMAPEFFGTIASNLKAEGLTDTDGWKRLVIEKPFGHNLPSAKELNAEIREAFQESEIYRIDHYLGKEMVQNIEVIRFANALFEPLWNNRYISNIQITSSEVLGVEDRGRYYETSGALRDMVQNHMLQMVALLAMEPPIKLNPEEIRSEKVKVLRAMRKIGPEDVEDYFIRGQYGAGIAEGEQVQAYRDENSVDSNSNTETFVAGKLLIDNFRWAGVPIYIRTGKRMSEKSTKVVVQFKDIPMNLYYNRGEKVDPNLLVINIQPEEGITLHLNAKKSGKDITTTPIRLDYTNNCIDGINTPEAYERLLYDAMRGDMTNFTHWDEVALSWSFIDEISKAWENTRAFDFPNYEAGSMGPKQADELLYKDGFHWWPL is encoded by the coding sequence GTGAGTAAAAAAGAAAATCCGACTTCTTTAATCGTCATTTTCGGGGCAACAGGAGATTTGGCAAAGCGCAAGCTATATCCTTCCATCTATCGTCTTTACAAGAGCGGTAGCATTTCTGAAAACTTTGCTGTCGTTGGGGTGGCAAGACGCCCTCTTAGCAATGACGAGTTTCGCAGCAACGTTCAAAAATCGGTTCAGGGTGTAGCAAATGGAGCTGACCATGCAGAGGAGTTCAGCTCTCACTTCTACTATCATCCTTTTGACGTGACAAGCAGCGATTCCTATCAGCAATTGAAGGACTTATTGAATTCCCTTGATTCCGAGTACACTACAAACGGCAATCGCATTTTCTATCTTGCTATGGCGCCAGAATTCTTTGGAACGATTGCGTCTAACTTAAAGGCAGAAGGACTAACCGACACAGATGGCTGGAAACGTCTGGTCATTGAGAAACCATTCGGCCATAACCTCCCTTCTGCAAAGGAATTGAATGCAGAAATTAGAGAGGCATTTCAGGAATCCGAAATCTATCGTATTGACCACTATTTAGGAAAAGAAATGGTGCAAAATATCGAGGTTATTCGCTTTGCAAACGCCCTGTTCGAGCCGTTATGGAACAATCGTTATATCTCAAATATCCAGATTACTTCTAGTGAAGTCCTTGGTGTGGAGGATCGTGGCCGCTATTACGAAACATCCGGTGCCCTGCGTGATATGGTCCAAAACCACATGCTGCAAATGGTTGCCCTCCTTGCAATGGAGCCGCCAATCAAACTGAATCCAGAAGAAATCCGCAGCGAAAAGGTGAAGGTTCTGCGCGCCATGCGTAAAATCGGACCTGAGGATGTCGAGGATTATTTTATCCGTGGTCAATACGGAGCAGGAATTGCCGAGGGTGAACAGGTACAAGCATACCGCGATGAAAATTCGGTCGATTCTAACTCCAACACAGAAACATTTGTCGCTGGAAAATTATTAATCGATAATTTCCGCTGGGCTGGTGTACCGATTTACATCCGTACCGGAAAACGCATGAGCGAAAAATCCACAAAAGTCGTGGTCCAATTTAAGGACATTCCGATGAACCTTTATTACAACCGCGGGGAAAAAGTCGATCCAAACCTTCTGGTTATCAACATTCAACCAGAGGAAGGCATCACCTTGCATTTAAATGCGAAAAAATCGGGTAAGGATATCACAACGACCCCTATCCGCTTAGACTATACGAACAATTGCATCGACGGCATTAACACACCAGAAGCATACGAGCGCCTTCTTTATGATGCGATGCGCGGCGATATGACCAACTTCACGCATTGGGATGAAGTGGCGCTATCCTGGAGCTTCATTGACGAAATTTCAAAAGCATGGGAGAACACACGCGCCTTTGACTTCCCTAATTACGAAGCAGGCTCCATGGGACCAAAACAAGCCGATGAGCTACTTTACAAAGATGGCTTCCACTGGTGGCCGTTGTAA
- a CDS encoding methyl-accepting chemotaxis protein has product MGSMRKKLLLLIGLIGVIGLCASIIILFSGMQIQRGIKEMEETTKLNEDYFQLVHSYQTTLADIYFVVSNGYSKTHIAKIEENLLSMEKQLEGFEPYFQEFDELAPWKQYFVVSHETLSKQFDIISDLSNAANMDKLRISTSEDLAKARNQIERANEGGMTFLQEYNEKHRQGIQSKLATIQLGTIVTLTFLVVVPIFVLLFFRRSFNRGVNQVLQRVTAYQQGEFSFEAGKKPRDDEFGKMEVALSGMAGNIEELLRGSLNANHRLQIVMKELLVAAEENLTESAIIKQRSMQVTEKVALQYEGTAAISAVTEQASASTQEIYSIVDEMKRNLEGMEQLSQKGAASIEQMVATMQHSSIETETMVKRFAKIKEKIDEAENFLKGINEITTQTNLLALNASIEAARAGVAGKGFAVVADEIRKLSGQTELFSKEINSITSKIQDDTNDVLQKFLLFKEMMKETNTKNQASADLFQELAVQSGGLLEQGKHITATMEEISVGVNEIVHSVHSLVSSSSVLTEEMGGVVNAADRQVQLSNSMKSTVDMVKDTAEDLTSTIDSINVNKS; this is encoded by the coding sequence ATGGGGAGTATGAGAAAAAAGCTATTACTATTAATTGGCTTAATCGGGGTAATTGGGCTTTGCGCATCGATCATTATTTTGTTTTCAGGAATGCAAATCCAACGTGGAATAAAGGAAATGGAGGAAACAACGAAGCTAAACGAGGACTATTTCCAGCTTGTTCATTCCTATCAAACAACCTTGGCAGACATTTACTTCGTTGTTTCCAATGGTTATTCCAAAACACATATCGCAAAAATAGAAGAAAATTTGCTGTCAATGGAAAAGCAGCTAGAGGGTTTCGAGCCGTATTTTCAGGAATTTGACGAATTAGCACCTTGGAAGCAGTATTTTGTCGTTTCACATGAAACATTGTCAAAGCAGTTCGACATCATTAGTGACCTCTCTAATGCAGCCAATATGGATAAACTGCGGATAAGCACATCAGAAGACCTCGCAAAGGCACGCAACCAAATTGAACGCGCAAATGAAGGTGGAATGACCTTTTTGCAAGAATATAACGAAAAACATCGACAGGGAATTCAAAGCAAGCTTGCAACGATTCAATTAGGGACGATTGTAACCTTAACATTCCTAGTAGTCGTTCCGATTTTTGTCCTATTATTTTTCAGGCGTTCCTTTAATAGAGGAGTTAACCAAGTACTCCAACGAGTCACAGCTTATCAGCAAGGAGAGTTTTCCTTTGAAGCAGGCAAAAAGCCGAGAGACGATGAGTTTGGCAAAATGGAAGTAGCCCTTTCTGGAATGGCAGGGAATATTGAAGAACTGTTAAGAGGAAGCTTGAATGCAAATCATCGTCTTCAAATTGTGATGAAGGAGCTTTTAGTGGCAGCAGAGGAAAACTTAACGGAATCAGCCATTATTAAGCAACGTTCCATGCAAGTAACAGAAAAAGTTGCCCTTCAATATGAAGGAACAGCGGCGATTTCCGCAGTGACTGAACAGGCTTCTGCTTCTACTCAGGAGATCTACAGCATTGTTGATGAAATGAAGCGAAACCTTGAAGGCATGGAGCAGTTGTCTCAAAAAGGAGCTGCCTCCATCGAACAAATGGTGGCTACTATGCAGCACTCCTCCATCGAAACAGAAACGATGGTAAAACGATTTGCAAAAATTAAAGAAAAAATCGATGAAGCAGAGAACTTCTTAAAAGGAATTAACGAAATCACCACCCAAACCAATCTTCTTGCTTTAAATGCGTCCATAGAAGCCGCAAGAGCAGGAGTTGCAGGGAAGGGCTTTGCGGTGGTAGCAGACGAAATAAGAAAACTATCTGGACAAACCGAGCTTTTTTCAAAGGAAATAAACAGCATTACGAGTAAAATCCAAGACGACACCAATGATGTCTTGCAGAAGTTCCTACTTTTTAAAGAAATGATGAAAGAAACAAACACGAAAAACCAAGCGTCCGCTGACTTGTTTCAAGAGCTTGCTGTTCAGAGTGGTGGTTTGTTAGAGCAAGGAAAGCACATTACCGCAACGATGGAAGAAATTAGCGTTGGTGTGAACGAAATTGTCCATTCCGTTCATTCATTGGTATCCTCCTCCTCTGTCCTAACAGAAGAGATGGGTGGAGTAGTGAATGCGGCTGATCGCCAAGTCCAGCTGTCAAATAGCATGAAATCTACCGTAGATATGGTGAAGGATACAGCAGAAGACCTTACTTCTACTATTGATTCCATAAACGTGAATAAGTCGTGA
- the gndA gene encoding NADP-dependent phosphogluconate dehydrogenase produces MAKQQIGVIGLAVMGKNLAMNIESRGYSVSVFNRSPEKTEEFLQETEGRNFKGTYSIEEFVSSLESPRKILLMVKAGAATDATIDSLKPYLDKGDILIDGGNTLYTDTIRRNKELGELGLNFIGTGVSGGEEGALKGPSIMPGGQKEAYELVEDILTSISAKVEGDACCTYIGPDGAGHYVKMVHNGIEYGDMQLISEAYYLLKNVLGLSAAELHEVFAEWNKGELDSYLIEITADIFTKVDEETGKPLVDVILDTAGQKGTGKWTSKSALDLGVPLPIITESVFARFISAMKEERVKASGILRGPEAVGFTGDRDAFIESVRKALYMSKICSYAQGFAQLRAASEEYGWDLKYGEIAMIFRGGCIIRAQFLQKIKEAYDREAGLANLLLDPYFKEIVESYQGGLREILGVAIQHGVPVPSFSSALAYYDSYRSETLPANLIQAQRDYFGAHTYQRVDKEGIFHTEWMK; encoded by the coding sequence ATGGCAAAGCAGCAAATCGGAGTAATCGGCCTTGCGGTTATGGGGAAAAACCTAGCAATGAACATTGAAAGCAGAGGCTATTCTGTTTCCGTTTTTAACCGCTCTCCAGAAAAAACAGAAGAATTCCTGCAAGAAACAGAAGGACGCAATTTTAAAGGTACATATAGCATAGAGGAGTTTGTTTCCTCATTAGAATCTCCTCGCAAAATTTTACTTATGGTAAAAGCGGGAGCCGCAACAGATGCAACGATCGATTCTTTAAAGCCGTATCTCGATAAAGGAGATATTCTGATTGACGGTGGTAACACGCTTTATACAGATACGATTCGTCGCAATAAAGAGCTTGGTGAGCTTGGATTGAACTTTATTGGGACAGGAGTTTCCGGTGGGGAAGAAGGAGCGTTGAAGGGTCCTTCCATCATGCCTGGCGGACAAAAAGAAGCCTATGAACTAGTGGAAGACATTTTAACAAGCATCTCTGCAAAAGTGGAAGGCGATGCATGCTGCACGTACATCGGTCCAGACGGTGCTGGCCATTATGTAAAAATGGTGCACAACGGTATCGAATATGGCGACATGCAGCTGATCAGTGAAGCCTATTACCTGTTGAAAAACGTACTTGGTTTATCTGCAGCTGAGCTACACGAAGTATTTGCAGAGTGGAACAAAGGCGAGCTCGACAGCTACCTAATTGAAATCACAGCAGACATCTTCACGAAGGTGGACGAGGAAACTGGCAAGCCACTTGTGGATGTTATCTTAGATACAGCAGGACAAAAAGGAACGGGTAAATGGACAAGTAAAAGCGCGTTAGATCTAGGTGTACCACTTCCTATCATCACAGAATCCGTGTTTGCCCGCTTCATTTCAGCAATGAAGGAAGAGCGTGTGAAGGCAAGTGGCATCCTCCGTGGCCCTGAGGCTGTTGGATTCACTGGTGATCGCGACGCATTTATTGAAAGCGTCCGAAAAGCCCTTTATATGAGTAAAATTTGTTCTTATGCACAAGGCTTTGCACAGCTTCGTGCAGCATCAGAAGAGTACGGATGGGACCTTAAGTACGGCGAGATCGCAATGATTTTCCGTGGCGGCTGCATCATTCGTGCCCAATTCTTGCAAAAAATTAAGGAAGCGTACGACCGTGAAGCTGGCCTTGCGAACCTATTGTTGGATCCGTACTTCAAGGAAATCGTCGAGAGCTACCAAGGTGGTTTGCGCGAGATTCTTGGTGTGGCTATTCAGCATGGAGTACCAGTGCCATCCTTCTCAAGCGCGTTAGCTTACTATGACAGCTACCGTTCTGAGACGTTGCCAGCAAACTTAATCCAAGCGCAACGTGACTACTTCGGTGCCCACACGTATCAGCGCGTGGACAAGGAAGGTATTTTCCATACAGAGTGGATGAAATAA
- a CDS encoding uracil-DNA glycosylase: protein MLKTYLYDKVKGEQGKNGGFKVRNRCETWNALWKQEADKDYMKRLMTFLDHEYATEQIYPEKENIFSAFNVVPYQAVKVVILGQDPYHGKNQAHGMSFSVQKGNKIPPSLRNIYTELQNDVGIAPVSHGFLMEWAEQGVLLLNTVLTVRESRPNSHKGQGWETFTDEVIRTLNQRAKPIIFVLWGKHAEQKENLITNAQHVVLKSPHPSPFSARKGFFGSKPFSTINETLKSLEEKPIDWKLTP from the coding sequence ATGCTCAAAACCTATCTCTATGATAAAGTGAAAGGAGAGCAAGGAAAGAACGGAGGATTTAAAGTGAGAAACAGGTGTGAAACGTGGAACGCCTTATGGAAGCAAGAAGCGGATAAGGATTACATGAAAAGATTGATGACTTTTTTAGATCACGAGTATGCTACAGAGCAAATTTATCCGGAAAAAGAAAATATTTTTTCAGCATTTAACGTGGTCCCATACCAGGCAGTAAAGGTGGTTATCCTTGGACAGGACCCTTATCACGGAAAAAATCAGGCGCATGGAATGAGTTTTTCCGTTCAAAAAGGAAACAAAATCCCTCCCTCGCTAAGAAACATCTATACGGAGCTCCAAAATGATGTTGGAATTGCTCCCGTTTCTCATGGATTTTTAATGGAGTGGGCAGAGCAAGGTGTGCTATTATTAAATACGGTTTTAACTGTCCGCGAAAGCCGGCCGAACTCACATAAAGGGCAAGGGTGGGAGACTTTCACCGATGAAGTCATCCGTACCTTAAACCAAAGAGCGAAGCCGATCATTTTTGTGCTATGGGGCAAGCATGCCGAGCAAAAAGAAAATCTAATTACAAACGCTCAGCACGTGGTGTTGAAAAGCCCACATCCAAGCCCATTTTCAGCACGAAAAGGCTTTTTTGGAAGCAAGCCTTTTTCAACAATTAATGAAACGTTGAAGTCATTAGAGGAAAAACCGATAGATTGGAAATTAACGCCTTAA
- the htpX gene encoding protease HtpX — MAKRIFFFILTNVLVLTTISIIFMVTGAGNYIEDGGINFVQLLIFSAIIGFTGSFISLLMSRWMAKKMMNVKVIDPDGPMNTQERQIVEMVHRMSRAAGITKMPEVGIYYSPEVNAFATGPSKNRSLVAVSSGLLDEMDEAAVEGVIAHEVAHIANGDMVTMTLLQGVVNTFVVFLARIAAFVVSRFVREDMAPIVHFIAIIVFQIAFSILGSLVVFAFSRYREFHADRGGADLAGKDKMVHALRSLQAYTNRVTDEQDTAIASLKINGKRKSSLFSTHPDLGDRIARLEAK, encoded by the coding sequence ATGGCAAAGCGTATATTCTTTTTTATTTTAACGAACGTCCTTGTTTTAACTACAATATCCATCATTTTTATGGTAACAGGTGCCGGAAACTACATTGAAGATGGCGGCATTAACTTTGTCCAGCTGCTTATTTTCAGTGCGATCATCGGTTTCACAGGGTCATTTATTTCCTTATTAATGTCCCGCTGGATGGCGAAAAAAATGATGAATGTAAAAGTCATCGATCCAGATGGTCCAATGAACACTCAAGAACGCCAAATCGTAGAAATGGTTCACCGTATGTCCCGTGCTGCTGGCATTACAAAAATGCCTGAGGTTGGTATTTACTATTCCCCAGAGGTAAACGCATTTGCAACAGGACCTTCTAAAAATCGTTCCTTAGTTGCAGTATCTTCTGGTTTATTAGATGAAATGGACGAGGCAGCTGTTGAAGGTGTTATCGCCCATGAGGTAGCCCATATCGCGAATGGCGACATGGTAACAATGACGTTGCTTCAAGGTGTGGTCAATACATTCGTTGTGTTCCTTGCACGTATTGCAGCATTTGTTGTTTCTCGTTTTGTAAGAGAAGATATGGCACCGATTGTTCACTTTATCGCAATTATCGTGTTCCAAATTGCCTTCTCTATCCTTGGAAGCCTTGTTGTCTTCGCCTTCTCCCGTTATCGTGAATTCCACGCTGACCGCGGCGGTGCAGACCTGGCTGGAAAAGATAAGATGGTTCATGCCTTACGTTCTCTTCAAGCATACACAAATCGTGTGACAGACGAGCAAGACACGGCCATTGCTTCATTAAAAATTAACGGAAAACGCAAAAGCTCCCTGTTCTCTACGCACCCTGACTTAGGGGACCGTATTGCACGACTGGAAGCAAAGTAA
- a CDS encoding DUF1836 domain-containing protein produces the protein MIKDCSRMEMASLLRNMILGKVPVEVRETMPKSFQGLFSKGKKEEIGLTMSNIVWLGNQMDSANYTEPALKNWVKREIKEYIGPPQVGRKYSIQQVAILFIVKDLKVLLDFDAIRNVLGSVFNNPVNREDDIISPVQFYAAYATAYDKLISKGLLSEEPIKEEITKFLATKTEFMEEEKIKISRAMMVSILAVRTNYLKAWANRYVMGERGKE, from the coding sequence ATGATAAAAGATTGCAGCAGAATGGAAATGGCATCGTTATTACGCAATATGATACTTGGAAAAGTTCCAGTGGAAGTAAGGGAAACGATGCCGAAAAGCTTCCAGGGTCTTTTTTCAAAAGGGAAAAAGGAAGAAATCGGATTAACCATGTCCAATATTGTTTGGCTTGGAAATCAAATGGATAGTGCCAATTACACAGAACCGGCCTTGAAAAATTGGGTGAAACGAGAAATTAAAGAGTATATTGGTCCACCCCAGGTTGGAAGAAAATATTCCATTCAACAGGTTGCCATTCTTTTTATCGTGAAGGATTTAAAGGTACTACTTGATTTTGATGCTATACGCAATGTGCTCGGATCTGTATTTAACAATCCAGTCAATCGTGAGGATGACATTATCAGCCCTGTACAATTCTATGCTGCCTATGCCACTGCGTATGACAAGCTAATTTCCAAAGGGCTTTTGTCAGAGGAACCTATCAAAGAGGAAATTACGAAGTTCTTAGCAACGAAAACGGAATTTATGGAGGAAGAGAAAATCAAAATTTCTCGTGCGATGATGGTTTCCATTCTTGCTGTTCGGACAAATTACCTAAAAGCATGGGCCAATCGGTATGTGATGGGCGAAAGAGGAAAAGAATAA
- the gerQ gene encoding spore coat protein GerQ translates to MNQPYSQAPGIPFSMGYGSDPYSSYYRNMPQQWMGGNGNGNGYQMQNQGQMMGMNGMSGMNGQQNSQQMPPPTISGGTGQDIPGMLPLEQSYVENILRLNRGKLATVYMTFENNREWNAKIFKGIIEAAGRDHLILSDPQTGKRYLLLMVYLDYITFDEELEYEYPFNSALTQYQPR, encoded by the coding sequence ATGAATCAACCTTATTCACAGGCACCAGGTATTCCTTTTTCCATGGGGTACGGATCCGATCCTTACTCTTCGTATTACCGAAACATGCCGCAGCAATGGATGGGCGGCAACGGAAATGGCAATGGCTATCAAATGCAAAACCAAGGGCAAATGATGGGAATGAACGGAATGAGTGGGATGAATGGCCAGCAAAACAGCCAACAGATGCCTCCTCCTACCATTTCGGGAGGAACTGGTCAGGATATTCCAGGCATGCTACCGTTAGAGCAGTCCTATGTCGAAAATATTCTCCGTCTAAACCGCGGCAAGCTGGCAACGGTGTATATGACATTTGAAAATAACCGCGAATGGAATGCAAAAATTTTCAAAGGAATCATTGAAGCCGCAGGACGTGATCACCTGATTCTCAGTGACCCACAAACGGGCAAACGCTATCTCCTATTAATGGTTTACCTTGATTATATTACGTTTGATGAAGAGCTTGAATACGAATACCCTTTTAATAGCGCATTAACGCAGTACCAACCTCGTTAA
- a CDS encoding DUF423 domain-containing protein: MNLFIILAAVNAFLAVALGAFGAHGLEGKVSERMIEIWKTGVTYQMFHAGGLFVVALLMDRFSSTGLLTTAGWTFLIGIVLFSGSLYVLTLSGVKILGAITPLGGVAFLIGWILIIVAAVKG; the protein is encoded by the coding sequence ATGAACTTATTTATTATACTTGCAGCTGTAAATGCCTTTCTTGCGGTAGCACTGGGGGCTTTTGGTGCACACGGCCTGGAAGGAAAAGTGTCCGAGCGAATGATTGAAATTTGGAAAACAGGTGTGACCTACCAGATGTTTCATGCAGGCGGGCTGTTTGTCGTGGCACTACTTATGGACCGCTTTAGCAGTACCGGCCTATTAACAACAGCGGGCTGGACATTCTTAATCGGAATTGTTTTATTTTCAGGAAGTCTTTACGTCCTAACCCTTTCCGGGGTAAAAATACTTGGAGCCATCACTCCGCTAGGCGGCGTCGCTTTTCTTATTGGCTGGATTTTAATTATTGTGGCAGCGGTAAAAGGATAA
- a CDS encoding cyclase family protein, translating to MKVYDVSSPIYTGMPVYKNKPEKQPSQETVTNGYVTETRLNIDVHTGTHVDAPLHMIVDGETIETLPLEKLVGPCKVFDLTAVEDRITVEDIKHLDIQKDDFLLFKTKNSFDEEFNFDFVFVAEDAAKYLAEIGVSGVGVDALGIERSQEGHPTHKTLFNNNVIIIEGLRLKDIAEGEYIMCAAPLKLSGVDASPARIVLMDMK from the coding sequence ATGAAAGTTTATGATGTATCATCCCCCATCTACACAGGAATGCCTGTGTATAAAAACAAACCAGAAAAGCAACCGTCTCAAGAAACAGTCACAAACGGCTATGTAACTGAAACCCGGTTGAACATTGATGTTCATACTGGCACACATGTGGATGCACCTCTACACATGATTGTGGACGGCGAAACGATTGAAACACTTCCGCTTGAAAAATTAGTGGGACCTTGCAAGGTGTTCGATCTAACCGCTGTCGAGGACCGTATCACAGTCGAGGACATCAAGCACTTAGACATTCAAAAAGACGATTTCCTATTATTCAAAACGAAAAATTCCTTTGACGAGGAATTCAACTTTGATTTTGTCTTTGTTGCAGAGGATGCCGCGAAATACTTAGCGGAGATCGGCGTAAGCGGTGTTGGCGTTGATGCGCTTGGAATTGAACGCAGCCAAGAAGGGCATCCAACACATAAAACCCTTTTTAATAACAATGTCATCATCATCGAAGGCTTGCGTTTGAAGGATATTGCTGAAGGTGAGTACATTATGTGTGCTGCCCCGTTGAAATTGAGCGGCGTGGACGCATCACCTGCACGAATTGTGTTAATGGATATGAAATAA
- a CDS encoding DUF420 domain-containing protein, with product MNKINFLPWIIGISIAINAIVVILFFLPQYEGLADKDLTFLPMMNAIFNSFTFVFLVCALIAIKKKNITVHKRFILAAFSSTTLFLVTYVTYHSLTESTPFGGEGIIRSIYFFILLTHIVLAVVIVPLALYSLATGLSMQKERHRKIARWTMPLWLYVSLTGVIVYLMISPYY from the coding sequence ATGAATAAGATTAATTTTTTGCCTTGGATCATAGGCATTTCTATCGCCATTAACGCTATCGTTGTTATCCTATTCTTTCTTCCGCAATACGAAGGATTAGCAGATAAAGATTTAACCTTCCTACCGATGATGAACGCAATCTTCAATAGCTTTACCTTTGTCTTTCTAGTTTGTGCACTCATTGCGATAAAAAAGAAGAACATTACCGTGCACAAGCGCTTTATTTTGGCTGCTTTTTCAAGCACCACGCTATTCCTCGTTACCTATGTAACGTATCATTCCTTAACAGAATCCACACCATTTGGTGGTGAGGGAATCATTCGGTCGATTTACTTTTTTATCCTACTCACTCATATTGTGTTAGCTGTGGTGATTGTTCCGCTCGCCTTGTATTCGTTGGCAACTGGCTTAAGCATGCAAAAAGAACGCCATAGGAAAATTGCGCGCTGGACGATGCCGCTATGGTTGTACGTAAGTTTGACTGGTGTTATCGTGTACCTCATGATTTCACCATACTACTAA
- a CDS encoding ion transporter, producing MESWKSPIRAIVAHKYFMNAVMFVILLNAILIGVETYPALKEEHAAIIHVFEVFFLWFFTIEIILRMLAERKIHHFFRSRWNIFDFVIVAGVLFFSGTYFISAIRILRVLRVLRAVTVVPSLQRLVSAFLKTIPSLGTIMLLLSLVFYVYAVLGVLLYGEISPEYFGSLHLALVSLFQVITLESWASGIFRPIFAESPLSWIYFVSFILVGTFIVLNLIVGEILNNIQEAKEEETKEEKIEISKQELAKITDEIAELKQLLLNKENKQNL from the coding sequence ATGGAATCATGGAAATCACCGATTCGGGCGATTGTTGCCCATAAATATTTTATGAACGCCGTAATGTTTGTTATTTTACTCAATGCCATTTTAATTGGGGTGGAAACCTACCCAGCCCTTAAAGAAGAACATGCTGCCATCATTCATGTTTTTGAAGTATTTTTCTTATGGTTTTTCACGATTGAAATTATCCTACGAATGCTCGCTGAACGGAAAATACATCATTTTTTCCGCAGCAGATGGAACATTTTTGACTTTGTGATTGTTGCTGGTGTGCTATTTTTCAGTGGAACCTATTTTATCTCGGCTATCCGAATTTTAAGGGTATTGAGGGTATTACGTGCGGTCACGGTTGTTCCATCCTTACAAAGGCTCGTATCGGCCTTTTTAAAAACAATCCCGTCCCTTGGCACCATCATGCTGCTATTATCGTTAGTTTTTTATGTTTATGCCGTGTTAGGCGTGCTCCTGTATGGGGAGATTTCACCAGAATATTTTGGTTCACTCCACCTAGCATTAGTTTCATTGTTTCAAGTAATCACGTTAGAATCTTGGGCAAGCGGAATTTTCCGTCCAATTTTTGCAGAAAGTCCGCTATCATGGATTTACTTTGTTTCCTTCATTTTAGTAGGAACATTTATCGTCTTGAACTTAATTGTTGGGGAGATCCTAAACAATATTCAAGAGGCAAAAGAGGAAGAAACGAAAGAAGAAAAAATCGAGATTAGTAAACAAGAATTGGCAAAAATAACGGATGAAATTGCAGAGCTAAAGCAACTGTTGCTAAATAAAGAGAACAAACAGAACTTGTAA
- a CDS encoding YwdI family protein, with product MSITLNKVLERLEAELERAIDTNNVGKKREHLAAIKSLCELALDSEAEAGEGRAQARPLKPSSYTAPSPQYAVPNQSPQVANPPTKKVDVEDANGDSLFDF from the coding sequence ATGAGTATCACCCTTAACAAGGTGCTTGAGCGACTAGAAGCCGAGCTGGAAAGAGCCATCGATACAAACAACGTTGGCAAAAAACGCGAGCATTTAGCTGCCATTAAATCGTTGTGTGAGCTTGCGCTTGATTCAGAGGCAGAGGCAGGTGAGGGGAGAGCGCAAGCCCGTCCATTAAAGCCTTCAAGCTATACAGCACCTTCCCCTCAATATGCTGTACCAAATCAATCTCCTCAGGTCGCCAACCCTCCGACAAAAAAGGTGGATGTGGAGGATGCAAATGGGGATTCGTTATTTGATTTTTGA